AAGGACAGCGAGACTGAACAGCTAGTATGCAAGATGCACGATTTGATTCATGATCTCACTCGACACATACTGCAGGACGAAATGGTGACCAGTGTATCAAGTATTATGACAGCAAACCGCACTCAGAGGTGCAGATACTTATCGATGACTTCATGGCCAGAGAAGGTTGACAGGAATTCATTTCACAAGGTCCATGCTCTCTTTATCTCTGGAGGTAATCCAATATTTGATAAACCAGTTAAGAAGAGCTCCTGTGTCTGCAGTGTTGTTCTGGACTTCACAGAAAGCACTCCATTTCCTCAATTCACACTGAAATTTGAATATCTCGGATATCTTGAAATCCGTAACTTTAGTTGCACGAAATTTCCAGAAGCCATCTCAAGTTGTTGGAACTTGCAGTCACTTCGTTTAATCGGGTGCAGAGGTCTTGTTGCATTACCAGAATCTATTGGCAAGCTTAAGAAGCTCCGAACTCTAGAGTTGAATTGTGCTTATGATCTTGAGAGTTTACCTCAGTCAATTGGTGATTGCCGAGACCTTCAATCCTTgaatatatatttttgttgGCAATTAAGAGAGGTACCAAGCACCTTGTGTGAAATTAGTAACCTAAGAGTCCTTCATATATATAATTGTTTATCTCTAAAACAGTTGCCGTCAGAATGCAACTTGCGTACTCTGGACCTTCTTGGAACCGAAGTTAGCATGCTACCTCCATGGATTACTACGATTGGTACTCTAGAGTGTATAAACCTTCAACGTTGCCGCAAGCTGCTGGAGTTGCCTAAAGGCATAGGTAACTTGAAAAGACTCACAGTTTTGAACATAGAGGGTTGCAACAAACTGCGTTGCATGCCGTCAGGTATTGGACAGTTGACTAGTTTAAGACAGCTGGGCTTATTTTTTGTCGGGTGTGGTAGAGATGATGCGAGAATCTCTGAGCTTGAAAATCTTGATAAGCTAAGTGGTGAATTGAAAATTAGAAACCTTAAGTATTTGAAGGATCCATGTGATGCTAAGAAGGCTTGCTTGAAACAGAAGAATGGCATAAAGACTCTGGTTTTGGACTGGTCTTTGgatgaagaagaaaaagagttaGCCTCAGATGTGGAACAAGAGCAGGGTGTGCTGAGTGCTCTTGAACCACCATCGCATATTGAGAGCTTGAAAATCAAAGGTTACCAAGGTCTCTGTTTGCCACGGTGGTTGATGGAGCAGAATGGTTCTTCTTATTGTGAAGGCACAACGTTAAAGCAAACTGGTCCTTGCCAGTATCTGTCTTTAACAAATCTGACACTATCACATTTTCCCAACTTGAAGCATATGCGAGGACTTGGGAAGTTTCCTTCACTTAAGGACCTCAAACTATTGGAAATGGCTAGTTTAGAGGAGCTGTGGACTACAACAAGAGGTTTTGAAATTCAGGAGGAATTAAGTGCACAATACTGCTTCCCTGCCGTATCCAACCTATCCATACGGGACTGCCCGAAATTGAGTACAATGAAGCCATACTTCCCACCATCGCTGGAGAAGCTGTGTTTAAGTGGAAACAACTTGCAGCTGTTATCCCCAGGCAACTTCTCTCATCTGCTTCCTACACCTGCCAATGAATCCTCATCACCCAGCACCCTGCACTCGGCAGCCCCTCTTTTCAAGCAACTCCAAATGCTTCGAATGATGGGATCATCACCTGGCTGGGAATTGCTTCAGCACCACACTTATTTGGAGACCTTACTGATTTTCGACTGCGATGACCTGACACAAGTACCTGAGAGCATTCGAAGCCTCACCTCCCTCCGGCAGCTGCAAATCATCGATTGCCCCGCCCTTGGCGCGCTGCCTGACGTGATTCATCACCTCACCTCCCTTGAATATCTTGACTTGGTACATTGTGGTGCGCTGGCCGAGTTGCCAGAGTGCATCGGGCAACTATCTGCGCTTCGGCGGATTTACATCATGGGTTGCCCTGCCCTTCAGTGCCTGCCCCAATCCATACAACGCTTAACTGCTCTCCAGAGATTGATCATTGCCCGGTGCCCTGCTTTGGCGAGTCGTTACAAGCAAGGAGTGGGGCCGGAATGGCACCTTATCTCTCACATCCCTTTCGTGCGGATATCTTGACCAGAGGATTAGGAGGCTGACGGCCCAGCGCCTTTGCCGCCCAAGACATGCGCGCGAACGCGGCACCACCAAACCCCGTGGTACGTTGTAACAGCAATATTTTCGAGCTTGTGTCATTACCGCTGAGATAATGATGGTTCTACAATGTGCTCTCCAGGTTTGGACATTTACGGCTGCCCTGCTTTGGCGAGGCGTTACAAGCGAGGAGTGGGGCCAGACCGGCACCTTGTCTCTCGCATCCCTCATGACTCATGAGACGATATATCATATATACATTAACTGGATTAGGACTCCTAATGGCCCAGCGCCTTGCCTTCCAGGACGCGGCAGCATCAAGCACCTTGGTACGTTGTTTAAACAGTTACTTTTGGtacttcattttgcaaaaaaaaaaaattcgtgCCTGTGCTGGTCATTACCCTGGAGATAATAATGGTTCTATGATTTGCCTTTCCACACATCTTTGTGCCACTGTTCCGTTCCAAATTTCTAGAGCGTGGTAATTACACATGCTTTGTCCTCACAGTGATACACTTCAGCATTAATAACAATTCGATCAAAATTCGACCAAGCTGTAGTGTAGTAAGGAATGCTTGTGTATTTCGATATCTACTGCTAAACGAAACCATTAATATCTGCGACTCCTGGCTAATTACCCTTTCTTGTGCTTCTGCAGGATCGGATTGGATTGGATTTCAAGGACTAGAAGGATTCGACTGCTGGTTGGTCCCCTTTGTCTAGATTACCCAGAAGTGTTCTAACGAACAAGCTTACCACTGGATGCTCCTGAGAGGAAGCACATTAAATTTTGCTCGTACTCCTGCTCCTGCGCTTCCTGTATGCAGATATTAAGCTCCCTTAAAGTTTGTTTACAATGTTGGTGATTCATTAAACACACTCGCTTTGGAACACATTCAGGCCCTCTGCTTCATCATCCTTGCATTCAGACGACAATAAGGTGGAACATGAAGCCTTCATGTCGGTGCTTGCATGAGTCCAGTTTCGTGTGGCAGTGCTGATTCGCAAGAGAAAATACCTCCTAATGTGGTCCTAATTTTCTGGGCATATGCTGATGGTGTCTCGATATAAGCTGTTTCCCTGCCTTAAAGAACACTCTGTTTCTGGGCACCGATGGACTCTGTCCTCAGTAAGTGGACGCACACGCTAATATTTGTGTCTGTCTTACTAATTCTATAATACAGGTGGTTAACGACTTGACGTTCTCCTTGCTGTAGTCTCAGCCAATCCAATGGCGGCGTTCTGTTCGCGGTCGGCGGCCGCTGGCCGGTGCCAAGAGCGACGACGATGAGTGAGTAGCTGCCAAGAGCGAGGGTCATGTATATATGATCAGAAGTTCACGCCCATCCCGTCGCATTCCAGTTTGCAAATTAGCAGCCGCGATTGGCTCGGTTTCAAACGTTTGGGGCCATGTTTTGGGTCCTTGTATGATGCCAATGGATTGAATTTTTCGTTGGCAGGAGAGTTCCATGGTGTCTTGTTTGTCAAATCTGTTGATTACAGCCTCCGAGAGTCGTTCCTACTAAGCTGGAGAAAAGGATGCAATTGCATTTTGGGGTGTAAACTGTTTAAGCTTAGTATAGATGATGGGGAACCCACTGAACTGTGGCTACCCAGAGCACAAGCCATGTCTCTCTGCCATCCAGCTAAGATGCACCCCCTACATTGTGCAACTCTGCATCCTGATTCCTGAACACCCAAAAGTGCTCtgtttacccccccccccccccccccccccccccccccggcaaaCTGGCTACTAGCTCCAGTTTGAAGATACAGTACTTCCTATGATCCAATATATAAAGTTTTTTCAGACGAGTAGGGTCACGAGATAGAACCCGCTCCCCTCCCGCTCGCGTCGCCCACCAGGGCGgaccgccgcgcccccgcccctcaggccctcctccctccctccctccacctcgccgccgccggagagaaCCCGCGCGGAAGTCCGCCAATGctcaaggacggcggcggcagggattCCTCCCACGACACTCCCCtgctcccccctccccctcccaagCCT
This genomic interval from Panicum virgatum strain AP13 chromosome 8K, P.virgatum_v5, whole genome shotgun sequence contains the following:
- the LOC120643888 gene encoding disease resistance protein RGA2-like; the encoded protein is MSGIEVALASGVLKTAGGKLASLVASEFASITGVEKDLRELQGKHEHISRWLAAVRDGAIGTSTPLPQVNELRNVAYDIEDLLFEVDIEAEKHKIHSDGDKQPIADCFCAKPKSLLFRCKVSSKIKAIRVKYEKIVKQASDANIIRNNLGLDHPVRSSNTRTAGEPSMLSNVEDSKIPRRDQEKDEIISEILQPNEGEDGRTVVSIVGLGGSGKTTLAKHICNDNKIKEHFRDMIFWVYVSPEFDVTKLISKLFEAIVGERSDLHVQQNMPREISNKLGGKKFLLVLDDAWHQDKHDWEQFMVHLKSGAPGSKILLTTRDLKVAEIVKSWHIYELGLLLEAESWSLFLKSSGCVEEDLGSEYVEVGKEILNRCSGVPLAIRTLGGILSENKEISIWRAIGRSDLWTYESIEGRVFSSLKLSFIHLPDELKQCFFLCSIFPKGSKIYKDRLISQWVAHGFINLRNGLQPEDIESGYFDSLVKVGFLQDPSKDSETEQLVCKMHDLIHDLTRHILQDEMVTSVSSIMTANRTQRCRYLSMTSWPEKVDRNSFHKVHALFISGGNPIFDKPVKKSSCVCSVVLDFTESTPFPQFTLKFEYLGYLEIRNFSCTKFPEAISSCWNLQSLRLIGCRGLVALPESIGKLKKLRTLELNCAYDLESLPQSIGDCRDLQSLNIYFCWQLREVPSTLCEISNLRVLHIYNCLSLKQLPSECNLRTLDLLGTEVSMLPPWITTIGTLECINLQRCRKLLELPKGIGNLKRLTVLNIEGCNKLRCMPSGIGQLTSLRQLGLFFVGCGRDDARISELENLDKLSGELKIRNLKYLKDPCDAKKACLKQKNGIKTLVLDWSLDEEEKELASDVEQEQGVLSALEPPSHIESLKIKGYQGLCLPRWLMEQNGSSYCEGTTLKQTGPCQYLSLTNLTLSHFPNLKHMRGLGKFPSLKDLKLLEMASLEELWTTTRGFEIQEELSAQYCFPAVSNLSIRDCPKLSTMKPYFPPSLEKLCLSGNNLQLLSPGNFSHLLPTPANESSSPSTLHSAAPLFKQLQMLRMMGSSPGWELLQHHTYLETLLIFDCDDLTQVPESIRSLTSLRQLQIIDCPALGALPDVIHHLTSLEYLDLVHCGALAELPECIGQLSALRRIYIMGCPALQCLPQSIQRLTALQRLIIARCPALASRYKQGVGPEWHLISHIPFVRIS